aacgGACACAAGTTGTTATTATGCTCAACTCCTGTTTAATGGTTGTTGACTTTATATTACTTAAAAATGCTAGAGTAAGAGCCCACCTGGCGGTGAAGGTTCAGGTGCATCAACAGCGGCTACAACTGAGGTAAGAGTTTCATCCTCTTGTCATTGTTTACATTGGTTCAGTAACCCAGAGTCCCAGACTGGCTGAGAATGGTGCGGCAACATATAATTGTTTCCGAATGCTCGCAggctaaattttaaaattctgaTGCTTAAATTTGTTTCTTGAGATAGGCATCTTCTGTTAGTGTGACAAAATTTATAAGGATTTTCTTTAGAAGATGTTATAGTGGCTGACAAATTAGGGTACTTTTCGTGTTGAGTGCTTATATGCAATCGTTGTAATGTTTAAACATAAGACATGGTTAGCTTGGATGGCTGGTATTTGATATTAAAAAGTTGAAAGCCTCAAATTTTCTGGGTGAAATGATGTTCTTTTGTAAATTTTCTCTCCCTCGTTCTACTCTTCGGGAGAAGATATACCTGATGCTCGTTTTAAAATATGTGCAGGCACCACAGCCAAGTGCACATACTGGTGCTCCAACTGCGACATTAACGGCAACTCCGGCCCCTGCAGCAGCCTCAGCACTGTGAGTTAGAGATCTTTCAtgccattattttttttataagttttAGGTGTAGCAACAACATGTTCTTCATCTTTCTTTATAcatgttttgtttgttattaTCTTAATTTCTCAGGCCTGCACCTGTTACCACACCTGCTCCTGTCGCTTCCCCTACCACGGAGTGAGTATTATTATTCCTTCTGGTGATGCTCTCTGTTTGAAATTTGGAGCctcatgtgtttcatattcatGTATTTAGTATTACCTCTGTTTGCTTCTCCCCACCCCTTCCTTATTGGCTTTGCATATTCTTTTCTTGTCTAAAAGTAATTCAGTGTAATTGTTGAAGCAGTTCACAAGCAGATTCTTACGGCCAAGCTGCATCTGATCTGGTAGCTGGAACTAACTTGGAGGGAACAATTCAGCAAATTCTAGATATGGGTGGAGGGACGTGGGACAGGGATACTGTTGTACGTGCTCTTCGTGCTGCATTCAACAACCCAGCAAGAGCTATTGACTATCTTTATTCTGTAAGCGAAGATGTTGTAATGACAAATTTACAAGTTGATCTACCTCTTTTAGTTATATACCTTCCAAATTATGTCCTAAGCTTTCAACAAGGGTAACAAGGTTGAGTAGtattattgataaaaaaaattgttgatggTAGTGATTTTCAGAACCAAAGAGCAGCAGTTATCCCTGCTCTTGGATTATTGATGTCTTTTCCTTTTGATGTCAATTTCGTGTTTCTTGAAGGGTATCCCTGAGCAACCTGAAGCTCCACCTACAGTCCCTATTCCTGTGAGTGAGCAAGTCACAAACCCTCCAGCACAACCAGCATCCGCTCCTCCAAGCAGACCTAATGCCGATCCTTTAAATCTGTTTCCGCAGGTACTTCTTAATGCAGAACTCTAACAAATTATGGTAGGGAATTTTCTTTAGGTAAACTTGAATTTTGTTGAAGCAGGGCCTTCCGAACGTGGGTGCTGGTGGTGCAGGCAATCTTGATTTTCTTCGTGACAACCAACaggtcatctctctctctctctctctctctctctctctctctctccccttctctctATCTATATGTTGCTTGTGCGTGTGTGCACATCTGTGCACACAGCCATGCTTAAACATTGTGGTTtcctttctaaatttttttattaaaaacctGCTTTATAACCTTGTACTTGGTGTTGTTTGTTTCAGTTCCAAGCCTTGCGATCTATGGTGCAGGCTAATCCACAAATATTGCAGGTTCTTTCCCACCCAAATGTGATGTATTTACCATCTTCTTTTGGCACTCATTATATTATTCTGGTCACAGCCTATGCTTCAAGAGTTGgggaaacaaaaccctaatctaGTGAGGCTAATTGGCACGCATCAGGCTGACTTCCTTCGCCTGATTAACGAACCTGCTGAAGGTGGAGAAGGGTAAGGAGCTTATCTTACCTTCTATGTAGTATTTTAGTCTTTAGTGGCGTCATGTTGGTTACATGTCTGTTAACATTTACGCACGTTTATGGTGCACATTGTTCAATTTGTTTCAGGAACGTACTGGGAGATGCAGCAGTGCCACAGGCAATAACTATCACTCGTGAGGAGCGTGAAGCTATAGAACGTGTaagttctttcttttctttgttactCTGTTAATTAAATAGATGCAGTGCATAGGAATGTAGTtataattatgttaaataacAAGTTGGAAC
The nucleotide sequence above comes from Malus sylvestris chromosome 16, drMalSylv7.2, whole genome shotgun sequence. Encoded proteins:
- the LOC126608599 gene encoding ubiquitin receptor RAD23c-like, which translates into the protein MKIFVKTLKGTHFDLEVKPEDTVADVKKHIEACKGSDVYPASQQMLIHQGKVLKDDTTLDGNKVAENSFVVIMLTKSKSPPGGEGSGASTAATTEAPQPSAHTGAPTATLTATPAPAAASALPAPVTTPAPVASPTTDSQADSYGQAASDLVAGTNLEGTIQQILDMGGGTWDRDTVVRALRAAFNNPARAIDYLYSGIPEQPEAPPTVPIPVSEQVTNPPAQPASAPPSRPNADPLNLFPQGLPNVGAGGAGNLDFLRDNQQFQALRSMVQANPQILQPMLQELGKQNPNLVRLIGTHQADFLRLINEPAEGGEGNVLGDAAVPQAITITREEREAIERLEAMGFARAIVLQVFFACNKNEELAANYLLDHMHEFED